In Niallia sp. FSL W8-0635, one genomic interval encodes:
- the fliY gene encoding flagellar motor switch phosphatase FliY gives MVSKDMLSQDEIDALLRGDSVTNESPEMDVEKYLSDIEKDTLGEIGNISFGSSATALSTLLNQKVDITTPTVSVISKQMLSDEFPHPYVAIRVNYTEGFSGMNLLVIKQTDAAVIADLMLGGDGLNANKDMLDEIQLSAVQEAMNQMMGSAATSMSTIFSKKVDISPPSIDILDINQGEGTDTIPDEDIFAKISFRIKIGNLIDSNIMQLLQLSFAQKLVEGLLNPDNTEEEVSNIPEVDYNSVYEPKEPMQESRVTNNYQQVSNEMPNSNPGNYADTSANQTNVNQQQQYFGSGSNTQGPPPNVQPAGFSSFDMQPQTVTETKNLDMLLDIPLQVTVELGRTKRSVKEILELSSGSIIELDKLAGEPVDILVNNRLVAQGEVVVIDENFGVRVTDIVSQKDRLKNLK, from the coding sequence ATGGTGAGTAAGGATATGCTTTCACAAGATGAAATTGATGCTCTCTTGCGGGGAGATAGTGTAACAAATGAGAGTCCTGAAATGGATGTAGAAAAGTACTTATCAGATATAGAAAAAGATACCTTAGGGGAAATCGGAAATATATCCTTTGGTAGCTCGGCCACAGCTTTATCCACATTATTAAATCAAAAAGTAGATATCACGACACCAACTGTAAGTGTGATCTCGAAACAAATGCTGTCAGATGAATTTCCGCACCCATATGTAGCAATAAGAGTCAATTATACAGAAGGATTTTCAGGAATGAATCTGCTTGTTATTAAACAAACAGATGCAGCTGTTATTGCTGACTTAATGCTTGGTGGAGATGGGCTTAATGCCAATAAAGACATGTTAGATGAAATACAGTTAAGTGCAGTGCAAGAAGCGATGAACCAAATGATGGGTTCGGCAGCTACATCCATGTCCACCATTTTTAGCAAAAAAGTTGACATTTCTCCTCCAAGTATTGATATTTTAGACATTAATCAAGGGGAAGGAACAGATACGATTCCGGATGAAGATATTTTTGCTAAAATTTCATTTCGAATTAAGATAGGGAATTTAATTGATTCAAATATTATGCAATTATTACAGCTTTCTTTTGCGCAAAAGCTAGTGGAAGGATTATTAAATCCAGATAATACAGAAGAAGAAGTTTCAAATATTCCCGAAGTCGATTATAATTCAGTATATGAGCCAAAAGAACCGATGCAAGAGTCACGTGTGACAAATAATTATCAGCAGGTTTCAAACGAAATGCCTAATAGTAATCCTGGTAATTATGCTGATACAAGTGCTAATCAGACTAACGTGAATCAGCAGCAACAATATTTTGGCTCAGGGTCTAATACACAAGGTCCGCCACCAAATGTGCAACCAGCAGGATTTTCTAGCTTTGATATGCAGCCACAAACGGTAACAGAAACAAAAAACTTAGATATGTTATTGGATATACCTTTACAAGTAACGGTTGAGCTTGGCAGAACGAAACGATCAGTTAAAGAGATACTAGAGCTGTCTTCAGGCTCCATTATTGAATTAGACAAGTTAGCTGGAGAACCAGTGGACATTCTTGTAAATAATCGTTTGGTTGCACAAGGGGAAGTAGTGGTAATTGATGAGAATTTCGGTGTTCGTGTAACTGATATTGTTAGTCAAAAGGATCGATTAAAAAATTTAAAATAA
- a CDS encoding TIGR02530 family flagellar biosynthesis protein: protein MDKSIYPSIKSHAAIKNGIEAIKSNATVHKAQNIPSFSTHLQQSISSLNTLNISKHANERLQQRGIEIDDAKWKAIEEKVTQAKKMGIKESLVLLNNAALIVSAKNNTVITAMDREEATDQIFTNINGTIIMN from the coding sequence ATGGATAAGTCCATTTATCCTTCAATAAAATCACATGCTGCTATTAAAAATGGTATTGAGGCGATTAAATCAAACGCAACTGTGCATAAAGCGCAAAATATTCCATCGTTTTCTACCCATTTACAACAGTCGATTTCATCTTTAAATACGCTGAACATTAGTAAACATGCAAATGAGAGACTTCAGCAACGAGGTATTGAAATAGATGATGCCAAATGGAAGGCGATTGAAGAAAAAGTTACCCAGGCAAAGAAAATGGGAATAAAAGAATCACTCGTACTTTTAAATAATGCTGCATTAATCGTAAGTGCGAAAAACAATACGGTAATCACGGCAATGGATCGTGAGGAAGCAACAGATCAGATTTTTACTAATATAAATGGAACCATCATTATGAATTAA
- the flgD gene encoding flagellar hook assembly protein FlgD, giving the protein MANTISDTSLYLSDYQKSTNSTGSSSLGKDDFLKILITQLQNQDPSNPMDDKEFIAQMAQFSSLEQMQNLNSSMTNLISLQTQSNLISYGQFMGQEVNWSKIETDEAGNSITSSGVGKVTSVAFTGDSVEFTLDDGLKVTPANISSVSKDSSENNLVLASQLIGKTVSYANTNNEEVSSKVQSVSLKNGQIQLTLDDEAGSKIASGQITKIE; this is encoded by the coding sequence ATGGCAAATACAATTAGTGACACTTCTCTTTATTTATCAGACTATCAGAAATCAACTAATTCAACTGGTAGCTCTTCTTTAGGAAAAGATGATTTCTTGAAAATTTTAATTACCCAATTACAAAACCAAGATCCATCTAATCCAATGGATGATAAAGAGTTTATTGCACAGATGGCTCAGTTCTCAAGCTTAGAACAAATGCAGAATTTGAATTCATCTATGACAAACTTAATTTCCCTGCAAACACAGTCCAATTTAATCTCTTACGGCCAATTTATGGGACAAGAAGTGAATTGGAGTAAGATAGAAACCGATGAAGCAGGCAATAGCATAACATCTTCTGGTGTTGGAAAAGTTACTTCCGTTGCTTTCACGGGTGATAGTGTGGAATTTACGCTAGATGATGGATTAAAAGTTACTCCAGCAAATATAAGTAGTGTGAGTAAAGATTCATCAGAAAATAATCTGGTGCTAGCAAGTCAATTAATTGGAAAAACCGTTTCTTATGCCAATACGAATAATGAAGAAGTAAGTAGTAAGGTTCAGTCAGTATCATTAAAGAATGGACAAATACAACTAACATTGGATGATGAGGCAGGAAGCAAAATTGCCTCAGGACAAATTACAAAAATTGAATAG
- the fliM gene encoding flagellar motor switch protein FliM yields MTADILSQNEIDALLSALSSGEMDADELKKEQQEKKVKVYDFKRALRFSKDQIRSLTRLHENYARLLTTFFSAQLRTYVQISVTSADQIPYGEFISSIPKMTILNVFDVPPLEGRILMEVNPHIAYAMMDRMMGGRGSSINKVDNLTEIETKIMSNMFENAFDLFREAMEDIVDIEPTLAEFEVNPQFLQMVSPNETVVVISLSTTIGETSGMINICIPHVVLEPIIPKLSGHYWMQAEKKERLPEFTSRLEENIQQSVVQIVAELGTSDISIQDFLMLDIGDVIEMNQTIQQPLIIKVGDIPKFIGQPGKVNKKMAVQVLGTLEEGKEDGE; encoded by the coding sequence TTGACAGCTGATATTTTATCCCAAAATGAAATAGATGCCCTTCTTTCTGCCTTATCATCTGGTGAAATGGATGCAGATGAGCTGAAAAAAGAGCAACAGGAAAAAAAGGTTAAGGTATATGATTTTAAAAGAGCCTTAAGATTCTCGAAGGATCAGATTCGAAGTTTAACAAGACTTCATGAGAATTATGCTAGATTGTTAACAACTTTTTTCTCGGCACAATTAAGAACATATGTGCAAATATCTGTTACGTCAGCAGATCAAATTCCATATGGAGAATTCATTAGTTCTATTCCAAAAATGACGATTCTAAATGTATTCGATGTTCCTCCATTAGAAGGAAGAATCTTGATGGAAGTCAATCCGCATATAGCCTATGCAATGATGGACCGAATGATGGGTGGCAGAGGTAGCAGTATAAATAAAGTAGATAATTTGACAGAAATTGAAACAAAAATTATGTCCAATATGTTTGAAAATGCTTTTGATCTTTTTAGAGAAGCAATGGAAGACATTGTTGATATTGAGCCGACACTTGCTGAATTCGAAGTAAACCCACAGTTTTTGCAAATGGTTTCTCCAAATGAAACAGTAGTAGTTATTTCGTTAAGCACGACAATCGGAGAAACAAGTGGAATGATTAATATTTGTATTCCACATGTGGTCTTAGAGCCAATCATTCCAAAGCTATCTGGCCATTATTGGATGCAGGCAGAGAAAAAGGAAAGACTACCTGAATTTACTTCTCGTTTAGAAGAAAATATTCAGCAGTCGGTTGTACAAATAGTCGCTGAACTAGGCACGTCTGATATTTCCATCCAGGATTTTTTAATGTTGGATATTGGCGATGTCATTGAAATGAATCAAACGATACAACAACCCTTAATTATTAAAGTTGGCGATATCCCTAAATTTATTGGACAACCAGGAAAAGTAAATAAAAAGATGGCTGTTCAAGTATTAGGAACTTTAGAGGAGGGGAAGGAAGATGGTGAGTAA
- a CDS encoding response regulator, with translation MAQKILIVDDAAFMRMMIKDILSKNGYEIVGEAADGMQAIEKFKETQPDLVTMDITMPEMDGITALKEIKKMSPNAKVIMCSAMGQQAMVIDAIQAGAKDFIVKPFQADRVLEAISKTLG, from the coding sequence ATGGCACAAAAAATTCTAATCGTTGATGATGCCGCTTTTATGCGAATGATGATCAAGGATATTCTATCTAAAAATGGATATGAAATCGTTGGAGAAGCAGCTGATGGCATGCAAGCAATCGAAAAATTCAAGGAAACACAACCAGATTTAGTAACAATGGATATTACCATGCCAGAAATGGATGGAATTACAGCATTAAAGGAAATCAAAAAAATGAGCCCAAATGCAAAGGTTATTATGTGCTCAGCAATGGGACAACAAGCAATGGTTATTGATGCAATACAGGCTGGCGCGAAAGATTTTATTGTAAAGCCATTCCAGGCAGACCGTGTATTAGAAGCAATCAGTAAAACATTAGGCTAA
- the fliL gene encoding flagellar basal body-associated protein FliL, translating into MKNNKVIITMLVLLLVITLAGAGAFIYIWKFTGDEKAKEPSIEEILESSVDVEEITTNLATDNFIRISFKIQTDSKKAKEELEKRDFQVKNIIIQELSEKTTEDLKGKNGQIKLENDLKDKINELMQEGKVVQVYIVNSLLQ; encoded by the coding sequence ATGAAGAATAATAAAGTTATCATTACGATGCTCGTTTTATTACTAGTCATTACACTGGCTGGAGCGGGGGCATTCATTTATATTTGGAAATTTACTGGCGATGAGAAGGCAAAGGAACCGTCTATTGAAGAAATCTTGGAATCTTCTGTTGATGTGGAAGAAATTACGACAAATTTAGCTACTGATAATTTCATCCGAATATCCTTTAAGATTCAGACAGATAGTAAGAAGGCGAAGGAAGAACTAGAAAAAAGAGATTTTCAAGTGAAAAATATCATTATTCAAGAGTTATCTGAGAAAACTACAGAAGACTTAAAAGGAAAAAATGGACAAATTAAATTAGAGAATGATCTCAAGGATAAAATAAACGAACTAATGCAAGAAGGCAAAGTAGTCCAAGTTTATATTGTAAACTCTCTACTCCAATAA
- a CDS encoding flagellar FlbD family protein produces the protein MIHLTRLNGKKFLLNALFIETVETFPDTTITLTNGNKFVVKESEEEVLERMNHFFQKVNLFGLPHVGEKDDEE, from the coding sequence ATGATACATTTAACTCGACTAAATGGAAAAAAGTTTTTATTAAATGCTTTATTTATTGAAACAGTCGAAACTTTTCCTGATACAACAATTACTTTAACAAATGGGAATAAATTCGTTGTTAAAGAAAGTGAAGAGGAAGTATTGGAGAGAATGAATCATTTTTTTCAAAAAGTGAACCTCTTCGGATTACCGCATGTGGGAGAGAAAGACGATGAAGAATAA
- the flgG gene encoding flagellar basal body rod protein FlgG yields MLRSLYSGISGMKNFQTKLDVIGNNIANVNTYGFKKGRTTFSDLISQTTSGATAPTGNQGGINAKQVGLGAQVASIDTLHTQGSMQTTGRVLDLAISGEGYFELQDASGASFYTRTGNFYFDANRNIVNSSGLKLSIEGDAIIPADAQSFSIGTDGQISYVDATGALQQGGQIQMFTFQNPEGLDKAGGNTFQVSGNSGPATQTFAGQDGAGSLNSGYLEMSNVDLSEEFTEMIVAQRGFQSNTKIITTSDEILQELVNLKR; encoded by the coding sequence ATGTTACGTTCATTATATTCAGGAATCAGTGGGATGAAAAACTTTCAAACAAAATTAGATGTTATTGGGAATAATATTGCTAACGTTAATACCTATGGCTTTAAAAAAGGTCGTACAACTTTCAGTGATCTAATTAGCCAAACAACTTCAGGTGCAACTGCTCCAACCGGAAATCAAGGTGGTATTAATGCAAAGCAAGTTGGACTTGGAGCACAAGTAGCTTCAATTGATACTCTTCATACACAAGGAAGTATGCAAACAACAGGTCGAGTACTTGACTTAGCTATCTCTGGAGAAGGCTACTTTGAATTACAAGATGCTAGTGGTGCAAGTTTTTATACGAGAACAGGGAATTTTTATTTCGATGCAAATAGAAACATCGTTAACTCAAGTGGGTTGAAATTATCAATTGAAGGAGATGCAATCATTCCTGCTGATGCTCAAAGTTTTAGTATTGGTACAGATGGGCAAATAAGTTATGTTGATGCAACAGGTGCTTTACAACAAGGTGGCCAAATTCAAATGTTCACTTTCCAAAATCCAGAAGGACTTGATAAAGCGGGCGGTAATACTTTCCAAGTTTCTGGTAACTCAGGACCGGCGACTCAAACTTTTGCTGGACAAGACGGAGCAGGTTCTCTTAACAGTGGTTATCTAGAGATGTCTAACGTTGACCTTTCAGAAGAATTCACGGAAATGATTGTTGCACAAAGAGGATTCCAATCCAATACAAAAATCATCACAACTTCTGATGAAATTCTTCAAGAATTAGTTAACTTAAAACGATAA